A genomic segment from Halomonas sp. TA22 encodes:
- a CDS encoding 3'-5' exonuclease: MLSRRHRSSDSPGWQEYYTQQARKAGDTRLREFYAAGSVAPQTPIADAPLIALDIETTGLDSRRHSIVSIGLVPFTLQRIHLSQRRYWVVCPPRPLSEQSITVHRLTHSDVADAPDLGEILDELFVSLSGRLAVVHFRHIERPFLDAAIKRRLGEGLKFPVIDTMSLEARRHRQSSWARLRRWLGRPPVSIRLHNSRLRYGLPPYAAHHALVDALATAELLQAQIARHYSPDTPVGELWS; this comes from the coding sequence ATGCTATCCAGGCGCCACCGAAGCAGCGACAGCCCCGGCTGGCAGGAGTACTACACGCAGCAGGCCCGCAAGGCAGGCGATACGCGTCTCCGCGAATTCTATGCCGCAGGTAGCGTGGCACCGCAGACACCAATCGCCGATGCGCCACTGATCGCGCTGGATATCGAGACCACCGGCCTCGATTCGCGGCGTCATTCGATCGTCAGCATCGGCCTGGTGCCGTTCACCCTGCAGCGCATTCATCTATCACAGCGGCGTTACTGGGTCGTCTGCCCGCCGCGCCCATTGAGCGAGCAGTCGATCACCGTGCATCGCCTCACCCACTCCGACGTGGCGGACGCGCCGGACCTGGGCGAGATCCTCGATGAGTTGTTCGTAAGCCTGAGCGGTCGGCTGGCGGTGGTGCACTTTCGCCATATCGAGCGTCCATTCCTGGATGCGGCGATCAAGCGGCGACTAGGGGAGGGGCTCAAGTTTCCGGTCATTGATACCATGTCGCTGGAGGCGCGGCGGCATCGTCAGTCATCTTGGGCGAGACTGCGCCGCTGGCTGGGCAGGCCACCGGTCTCGATCCGCCTGCACAACAGCCGCCTGCGCTATGGCTTGCCGCCCTATGCCGCGCACCATGCGCTGGTCGATGCGCTGGCAACGGCGGAACTGCTGCAGGCGCAGATCGCGCGTCACTACTCCCCCGATACGCCGGTCGGCGAGCTCTGGTCATAA
- a CDS encoding PRC-barrel domain-containing protein — protein sequence MRSRALVLSLSLVSGSLMLGGPALAESHMAQGLYSANDITNADVYLQASPEESIGEVGDILLDDNMSVQAIIIVSGATLGLGGREVVLENQSFQLTTETDEHGRTVHRLLVDATQEEIEQLPEYDADWWNQASQEARAAWETTREGAESAWQRTREAFETNDSN from the coding sequence ATGCGTAGCAGAGCACTGGTCTTGAGCCTGTCGCTGGTCTCCGGGAGCTTGATGCTCGGCGGGCCGGCCCTCGCCGAAAGCCACATGGCGCAGGGGCTCTACTCGGCAAATGACATCACCAACGCCGATGTCTATTTGCAGGCAAGCCCCGAGGAGAGCATCGGCGAAGTCGGCGACATCCTGCTTGATGACAACATGAGCGTGCAGGCCATCATCATCGTTAGCGGCGCAACGCTCGGGCTGGGGGGACGAGAGGTAGTGCTCGAGAACCAGTCGTTTCAGCTGACCACCGAGACCGATGAACACGGCAGAACGGTACATCGGCTGCTGGTCGATGCGACTCAGGAGGAGATCGAGCAGTTGCCGGAATATGATGCCGATTGGTGGAATCAGGCGAGCCAAGAGGCGCGAGCCGCCTGGGAGACCACCCGCGAGGGGGCCGAAAGTGCCTGGCAGCGAACCCGCGAGGCGTTCGAGACGAACGACAGCAACTGA
- a CDS encoding BCCT family transporter, protein MSDNSSDSSAQEPQASSEGIPAPEGPANLIDTDYVIGQDNVTASKFGVNLDLHSKVFSFSALVILFFVIITLALQEQVAPIFDGAFAFLTSNLAWFFLLSANIFVILTVVLIFTPLAKVRIGGADATPDFSYAGWFAMLFAAGMGIGLMFYGVSEPMTHFGTALDGIATENGARTDWAPLGAAEGDQSAAVSLGMAATIFHWGLHPWAIYAIVALALALFSFNKGLPLTMRSIFYPILGERIWGWPGHVIDILAVFATLFGLATSLGLGASQATAGLSHLFGLPDTTVSMVLLISAVTAIALVSVVAGVEKGVQRLSQINMVLAFLLLAFVIIVGPTLMIATGFFENLLAYAVNLPALSNPFGREDANFSQGWTAFYWAWWISWSPFVGMFIARVSRGRTVREFLIAVLLVPSLVSVLWMTAFGGTAIDQYLNGFEGVQDAVLELQLFVMLGQLPLAAITSFVGIVLVLVFFITSSDSGSLVIDSITAGGKVDAPKPQRMFWAIIEGAIAIALLLGGGLTALQAAVITTGLPFTVVLLAACYAIVKGLMSEPRAA, encoded by the coding sequence GTGAGCGACAATTCATCAGACTCATCCGCCCAGGAGCCGCAAGCAAGCTCTGAGGGCATTCCGGCCCCGGAAGGACCGGCGAACCTGATCGACACGGATTATGTCATTGGCCAGGATAACGTTACCGCCAGCAAGTTCGGCGTGAATCTGGATCTGCACAGCAAGGTCTTCTCTTTCTCGGCCCTGGTGATCCTGTTTTTCGTTATCATCACCCTCGCCCTGCAGGAGCAGGTGGCACCTATCTTCGATGGCGCCTTCGCCTTTCTGACCAGCAATCTGGCCTGGTTCTTCCTGCTCTCGGCGAACATCTTCGTGATCCTGACGGTCGTACTGATCTTCACGCCACTGGCCAAGGTTCGGATCGGTGGCGCCGACGCCACGCCGGACTTCAGCTACGCTGGCTGGTTTGCGATGCTGTTCGCCGCGGGCATGGGCATCGGGCTGATGTTCTATGGCGTCTCCGAGCCCATGACCCACTTCGGCACCGCACTTGACGGCATCGCCACAGAAAATGGGGCGCGCACCGACTGGGCCCCGCTTGGAGCTGCCGAAGGCGATCAGTCCGCCGCCGTCAGCCTGGGCATGGCGGCCACGATCTTCCATTGGGGCCTGCACCCGTGGGCCATCTACGCCATCGTCGCCCTGGCATTGGCGCTGTTTTCGTTCAACAAGGGCCTGCCGCTGACCATGCGCTCGATCTTCTACCCCATCCTTGGGGAGCGTATCTGGGGCTGGCCTGGGCATGTGATCGACATCCTGGCGGTCTTTGCCACGCTGTTCGGGCTTGCCACCTCGCTCGGTCTTGGCGCCTCACAGGCAACCGCCGGTCTGAGCCACCTCTTCGGTCTGCCAGACACTACCGTCTCCATGGTGCTGCTGATCTCGGCGGTCACGGCCATCGCCCTGGTCTCCGTCGTGGCGGGGGTGGAAAAAGGGGTACAGCGACTCTCGCAGATCAATATGGTCCTGGCGTTTCTGTTGCTGGCCTTCGTGATCATCGTTGGCCCGACCCTGATGATCGCGACCGGCTTCTTCGAGAACCTGTTGGCCTATGCCGTCAACCTGCCAGCGCTCTCCAACCCCTTCGGACGCGAGGATGCCAACTTCAGCCAGGGCTGGACCGCCTTCTACTGGGCCTGGTGGATCAGCTGGTCGCCCTTCGTCGGCATGTTCATCGCCCGGGTCAGCCGTGGCCGTACCGTGCGTGAATTCCTGATCGCCGTGCTGTTGGTTCCCTCGCTGGTCTCGGTGTTGTGGATGACCGCCTTCGGTGGCACCGCCATCGACCAGTACCTCAATGGGTTCGAAGGCGTACAGGACGCGGTACTCGAGCTGCAGCTGTTCGTCATGCTCGGCCAGCTACCGCTAGCAGCGATCACCTCCTTCGTCGGCATCGTGCTGGTGCTGGTGTTCTTCATCACCTCGTCGGACTCCGGCTCGCTGGTGATCGACTCCATCACCGCTGGCGGCAAGGTCGATGCGCCCAAGCCCCAGCGCATGTTCTGGGCGATCATCGAGGGTGCCATCGCCATCGCGCTACTGCTCGGCGGCGGCCTGACCGCGCTGCAGGCGGCGGTGATCACCACCGGCCTGCCCTTCACCGTGGTGCTGCTGGCGGCTTGCTACGCCATCGTCAAGGGCTTGATGAGCGAGCCGCGCGCAGCCTGA
- a CDS encoding DUF294 nucleotidyltransferase-like domain-containing protein, translating to MDVELLEIREHMGRFSPFDGLSEELLDEMVNQVEVAYFKADSVILEAGGKIGDLHYIRSGAVEIRRRNGDLYNRLGEGDIFGHFSLLRHHPVRFPARAIEDTLIYFIPKFIFLNLCEADEDFADFVELGRPRLESAVEKQQKSNNLMTTRVRKLLSRRPLLVEADMTVQQIAQRMSEEYVSAALVITPVEGGEPSFVHETRSWQLQGIITDLDLRNRVLAQGLPAATLVGDVVSPRLITIQSDESVHEAMLCMLRCNIHHLPVLNRRQPVGVLYLSDIIRYETNTSLYLVSNIFNQTDVRGLAALVPDVRNAFAHMVKEGANSMMVGSAMSTIGRSFTRRLLELAEEELGPPPVPYCFMALGSMARNEQSLVTDQDNALILDDRFDPTEHDAYFAALAKRVSEGLDACGYTLCKGDVMATNTRWRQPLRVWKQYFSDWIEDPTPERLLHSSIFFDLDSVHGEEAFAEQLQDLVAAKASQHPLFLAAMARNALNRKPPLGFFRTFVMEKDGKHNDIINLKRRGTAPLVELIRVHALACGSRAQNSFDRLDDIAKTQLLPEGSGERIRYAFEFLSMVRIRHQVIDIEQQQTPDNNIEPGNVSDSERHHLKDAFQVLSNAQKFLKFRYPIPTTRSR from the coding sequence ATGGATGTCGAACTACTGGAAATCCGCGAGCACATGGGGCGTTTTTCGCCCTTTGACGGGCTCTCCGAGGAGCTGCTCGATGAGATGGTGAATCAGGTCGAGGTGGCCTATTTCAAGGCGGACAGCGTCATTCTGGAGGCGGGCGGCAAGATCGGCGATCTGCACTATATCCGCAGTGGCGCCGTGGAGATCCGGCGTCGCAACGGTGATCTCTACAATCGGCTTGGCGAGGGCGATATCTTCGGTCACTTCAGCCTGCTGCGTCACCATCCGGTACGCTTTCCCGCCAGAGCCATTGAAGATACGCTGATCTACTTCATTCCCAAGTTCATCTTTCTGAACCTGTGCGAGGCGGACGAGGACTTTGCCGATTTCGTCGAGCTGGGTCGCCCACGCCTTGAGTCGGCGGTCGAGAAGCAGCAGAAGAGCAACAACCTGATGACCACCCGGGTACGCAAGTTGCTCTCCCGGCGCCCTCTACTGGTCGAAGCCGACATGACGGTACAGCAGATCGCCCAGCGCATGAGCGAGGAGTATGTCTCCGCTGCCCTGGTGATCACCCCGGTGGAGGGAGGTGAGCCGAGTTTCGTTCATGAAACGCGATCCTGGCAGCTACAGGGGATCATTACCGATCTCGACTTGCGTAACCGCGTGCTCGCCCAGGGGTTGCCCGCGGCAACACTGGTCGGTGACGTGGTCAGCCCGCGGCTGATCACCATCCAATCCGATGAGTCGGTACATGAAGCGATGCTGTGCATGCTGCGCTGCAATATCCATCACCTGCCGGTGCTCAATCGGCGCCAGCCGGTGGGCGTGCTCTATCTCTCCGACATCATTCGCTACGAGACGAACACCAGCCTCTATCTGGTCAGCAACATCTTCAACCAGACCGACGTGCGCGGTCTGGCGGCGTTGGTGCCCGATGTGCGCAACGCCTTTGCGCATATGGTCAAGGAGGGGGCCAATTCGATGATGGTCGGCAGTGCCATGTCCACCATCGGCCGAAGCTTTACCCGGCGGCTGCTGGAACTTGCCGAGGAGGAGCTAGGTCCGCCCCCGGTACCTTACTGTTTCATGGCGCTGGGTTCGATGGCGCGCAATGAGCAGAGTCTGGTGACGGATCAGGACAATGCGCTGATACTTGACGACCGTTTCGATCCCACCGAACACGATGCCTACTTCGCGGCACTGGCCAAGCGAGTCAGCGAAGGGCTGGATGCCTGTGGCTATACCCTGTGCAAGGGAGACGTGATGGCCACCAACACGCGCTGGCGTCAGCCGCTTCGGGTCTGGAAGCAGTATTTCAGCGACTGGATCGAGGATCCGACCCCCGAGCGGTTACTGCACAGCTCGATCTTCTTCGACCTGGACAGCGTCCACGGTGAGGAGGCGTTTGCCGAGCAGTTGCAGGATCTGGTGGCCGCCAAGGCCTCGCAACATCCGCTGTTCCTGGCCGCCATGGCGCGTAACGCGCTAAACCGCAAACCGCCGCTGGGCTTTTTCCGCACCTTCGTGATGGAGAAGGATGGCAAGCACAACGACATCATCAACCTCAAGCGGCGCGGGACTGCCCCGCTGGTCGAGCTGATTCGCGTGCACGCCCTGGCATGCGGCTCCCGGGCCCAGAACTCCTTCGATCGCCTCGACGACATCGCCAAGACGCAGCTGCTGCCCGAGGGGAGCGGCGAGAGGATCCGCTACGCCTTCGAATTCCTCTCCATGGTGCGTATCCGTCACCAGGTGATCGATATCGAACAGCAGCAGACGCCGGACAACAACATCGAGCCGGGTAATGTCTCCGACAGCGAGCGTCACCATCTCAAGGACGCCTTCCAAGTGCTCAGTAACGCGCAGAAATTCCTCAAGTTTCGCTATCCCATTCCCACGACGCGGTCCCGCTGA